A section of the Enterococcus montenegrensis genome encodes:
- the ileS gene encoding isoleucine--tRNA ligase, with translation MKMKETLHLGKTGFPMRGNLPNREKEWQKNWEEADLYGQRQKLNEGKPSFVLHDGPPYANGNIHIGHSLNKISKDIIVRFKSMSGFRAPYVPGWDTHGLPIEQVLTNKGIKRKEMTMAEYREKCREYAMSQVDKQRNDFKRLGVAGDWDNPYVTLDPAYEAAEIRVFGKMAEKGYIYKGLKPIYWSPSSESSLAEAEIEYKDVKSPSIYVAFKVVDGKDLLDTDTSFVIWTTTPWTLPANLGISVNPTYTYVQIEADGKKYVVAKDLLDTVKDQIGWENVKVLQEFPGTAMEYMTAKHPFYDRTSLVMCGDHVTLDAGTGLVHTAPGHGEDDYIVGKKYGLEVLSPVDNRGMFTAEAPGFEGMFYDKANPEVTKLLEDKGALLKLDFFTHSYPHDWRTKKPVIYRATPQWFASIDKFRSDILTEIEKVDWIIPWGKTRLYNMIRDRGDWVISRQRAWGVPLPIFYAENGEAIITPETIEHVAELFAAHGSNIWFEKEAKELLPAGFTHPGSPNGEFTKENDIMDVWFDSGSSHEAVLRQRPELSFPADMYLEGSDQYRGWFNSSITTSVAINGVAPYKAVLSQGFTLDGEGRKMSKSLGNTIAPEKVINQMGADILRLWVASVDYEADVRVSMDILNQVSEVYRKIRNTMRFLLANTNDFDPKADAVPFEELRSVDKYMTVRLNQVIKTILEDGYEKYNFLHIYRTVMNFLTVDLSSFYLDFAKDVVYIEAENDHARRAMQTVFYQAVVALTKLLTPIIPHTAEEIWSYLPEEEDYVQLAEMPGYKEFANQDELLDLWSAFLDFRDNVLKALEQARNEKLIGKPLEAKVTIYPNEQVAALLTAVDSNLAQLLIVAEDYFKVEQVGSLVPENAMKFEDVAILVEKADGHVCDRCRQVRKEVGSDSALPTLCHHCTQIVKENYPNEVAEGIE, from the coding sequence ATGAAGATGAAAGAAACATTACATCTAGGTAAAACCGGTTTTCCAATGCGAGGCAATTTGCCAAACCGGGAAAAAGAATGGCAAAAAAATTGGGAAGAAGCTGACTTGTATGGGCAACGCCAAAAATTAAACGAAGGCAAACCTTCTTTTGTTTTACACGACGGTCCGCCATATGCCAATGGGAATATTCATATTGGTCATTCATTAAATAAAATTAGTAAAGATATTATCGTCCGCTTCAAATCAATGTCTGGTTTTCGGGCGCCATATGTTCCTGGTTGGGATACACATGGTTTACCAATCGAACAAGTTTTAACCAATAAAGGGATTAAACGTAAAGAAATGACAATGGCAGAGTACCGGGAAAAATGTCGGGAATATGCGATGTCACAAGTTGATAAACAACGTAATGACTTCAAACGACTAGGTGTTGCTGGTGATTGGGATAACCCCTATGTTACCTTAGACCCAGCCTATGAAGCAGCCGAAATTCGCGTTTTTGGTAAAATGGCAGAAAAAGGCTATATCTATAAAGGTTTAAAACCAATTTACTGGTCACCATCAAGTGAATCTTCTTTAGCTGAAGCCGAAATTGAATATAAAGATGTGAAATCACCATCAATTTATGTTGCCTTTAAAGTAGTAGATGGCAAAGATTTGCTAGATACGGACACTTCATTTGTAATTTGGACAACAACCCCTTGGACCTTACCAGCAAATCTTGGTATTTCTGTTAATCCAACCTATACTTACGTACAAATTGAAGCCGATGGAAAAAAATATGTCGTTGCCAAAGACCTATTAGATACCGTTAAAGATCAAATTGGTTGGGAAAATGTCAAAGTTTTACAGGAATTTCCAGGTACAGCAATGGAGTATATGACGGCAAAACATCCATTTTACGATCGGACCTCACTTGTAATGTGTGGAGATCATGTTACGCTAGATGCCGGAACTGGTTTAGTTCACACTGCTCCAGGACATGGTGAAGATGACTACATCGTTGGTAAAAAATACGGACTAGAAGTTTTATCACCAGTTGATAACCGTGGTATGTTTACGGCTGAAGCACCTGGTTTTGAAGGGATGTTTTACGACAAAGCAAACCCAGAAGTTACCAAGTTATTAGAAGATAAAGGTGCATTATTAAAACTAGACTTCTTTACCCATAGCTATCCTCATGACTGGCGAACAAAAAAACCAGTTATTTATCGCGCAACACCACAATGGTTTGCTTCAATTGATAAATTTAGAAGCGATATTTTAACTGAAATCGAAAAAGTGGATTGGATTATTCCTTGGGGAAAAACACGTCTTTACAACATGATTCGTGACCGTGGTGATTGGGTGATTTCCCGTCAACGAGCATGGGGTGTACCATTGCCAATTTTTTATGCGGAAAATGGGGAAGCAATCATCACACCGGAAACAATTGAACATGTTGCTGAATTATTTGCCGCTCATGGTTCAAATATCTGGTTTGAAAAAGAAGCCAAGGAATTATTACCTGCAGGCTTTACACATCCTGGTTCACCAAACGGAGAATTTACGAAAGAAAATGATATTATGGATGTTTGGTTTGACTCAGGTTCATCCCATGAAGCAGTCTTACGTCAACGTCCCGAATTAAGCTTTCCTGCGGATATGTATTTGGAAGGCTCTGACCAATACCGTGGCTGGTTTAACTCAAGTATCACTACCAGTGTTGCCATCAATGGGGTGGCACCTTATAAAGCGGTCTTATCACAAGGCTTCACGTTAGATGGCGAAGGTCGGAAGATGAGTAAATCTTTAGGCAATACCATCGCTCCTGAAAAAGTTATCAATCAAATGGGCGCAGATATTTTACGCCTGTGGGTAGCAAGTGTGGATTATGAAGCTGATGTACGGGTTTCAATGGATATTTTGAATCAAGTTTCAGAAGTTTACCGTAAAATCCGTAACACGATGCGCTTCTTGTTGGCTAATACAAATGACTTTGATCCAAAAGCTGACGCTGTGCCTTTTGAAGAATTACGCTCGGTTGATAAATATATGACAGTACGGTTAAACCAAGTTATAAAGACAATCTTAGAAGATGGCTATGAAAAATATAATTTCTTACACATCTATCGTACCGTGATGAATTTCTTAACAGTAGACTTATCTTCTTTCTATTTAGACTTTGCTAAAGATGTCGTCTATATTGAAGCTGAAAATGACCATGCGCGTCGCGCGATGCAGACAGTCTTTTATCAAGCAGTCGTTGCTTTGACAAAACTTTTGACACCAATCATCCCGCACACAGCTGAAGAGATCTGGTCTTACTTACCAGAAGAAGAAGATTACGTTCAATTAGCAGAAATGCCCGGCTATAAAGAATTTGCCAACCAAGATGAATTACTTGATCTGTGGAGTGCCTTTTTAGACTTTAGAGATAATGTATTAAAAGCTTTAGAGCAAGCCCGAAATGAAAAATTAATCGGTAAACCACTAGAAGCAAAAGTAACGATTTATCCCAATGAACAAGTTGCTGCCCTTTTAACTGCAGTCGATAGCAATTTGGCGCAATTACTAATTGTTGCGGAAGATTACTTTAAAGTTGAACAAGTTGGTAGCCTTGTTCCAGAAAATGCTATGAAATTTGAAGACGTTGCGATTTTAGTTGAAAAAGCAGATGGTCATGTCTGTGATCGTTGCCGTCAAGTTAGAAAAGAAGTCGGCAGTGATAGTGCCTTACCAACCTTATGTCACCACTGTACACAAATCGTCAAAGAAAATTACCCTAATGAAGTAGCTGAAGGAATCGAATAA
- a CDS encoding DivIVA domain-containing protein, translating to MALTPLDINNKTFAVKMRGYNQDEVDDFLDLVGRDYEELLQKNREMEKALKHAEEKLEYFNELKDALNQSIIVAQDTADKVKTSASKESEVIVTSAQNRADELVSSAEKHAHELTTAAEQKAKEILNDASESARQLATETNDLKTKTRVFHQNLTLMLQSQLEQVKSPEWDEILKPFASYVQDGHEAFQQLMEKELDKENPDEVNSNSDMTENQVDIVEASEKIITPSQEIPAVNTLDDAKELLNKIEEKDQK from the coding sequence ATGGCATTAACTCCATTAGACATTAATAATAAGACCTTCGCAGTAAAAATGCGGGGATATAATCAAGATGAAGTAGACGACTTCTTGGATTTAGTTGGTCGTGATTATGAAGAATTACTTCAAAAGAATCGTGAAATGGAAAAAGCTTTAAAACATGCAGAAGAAAAACTGGAATATTTCAATGAATTAAAAGACGCCTTAAACCAGTCCATCATTGTAGCCCAAGATACTGCTGATAAAGTAAAAACGAGTGCCAGCAAAGAATCTGAAGTAATTGTTACCTCAGCGCAAAATCGTGCCGATGAGTTAGTTTCAAGTGCTGAAAAACACGCTCATGAATTAACCACCGCTGCAGAACAAAAAGCTAAAGAAATTTTAAATGATGCTAGCGAAAGTGCGCGTCAACTTGCAACAGAAACCAATGATTTGAAAACCAAAACACGCGTTTTCCACCAAAACTTAACATTAATGTTGCAATCTCAATTAGAACAAGTGAAAAGTCCAGAATGGGATGAAATTTTGAAGCCATTTGCAAGCTACGTTCAAGATGGCCACGAAGCTTTCCAACAACTAATGGAAAAAGAACTTGACAAAGAAAATCCAGATGAAGTAAACTCAAACAGTGATATGACTGAAAATCAAGTCGATATCGTAGAAGCTAGTGAAAAAATCATTACACCAAGTCAAGAAATTCCTGCGGTCAACACATTAGATGATGCCAAAGAATTATTAAATAAAATTGAAGAAAAAGACCAAAAATAG
- a CDS encoding YlmH family RNA-binding protein, whose amino-acid sequence MNVNVYQHFRADERPFIDAVTDWIEQVQMQYAPYLTDFLDPRQAYIAQTLIRQETELKFMFYGGYEQAERRRLLIYPDYYEPSLDEFDIAVYQVHYPVKFANLSHGKLLGTLMGTGIKREYFGDIISDGTAWQIFIAKEVASFVALQLTKVGNVTTRLEEVRYTEILKPKDSWEEEKTTVSSLRLDTVISTVFNISRQRAKQLVENGKIKVNWTETLRPDFMLDLLDIISVRGFGRIQLQGIEGKTKKDKIRLTLGVLRK is encoded by the coding sequence ATGAACGTAAATGTCTATCAACATTTTCGGGCTGATGAACGCCCTTTTATTGACGCTGTAACCGATTGGATTGAACAAGTGCAAATGCAATATGCACCGTATTTAACCGACTTTTTAGATCCGCGTCAAGCGTATATCGCGCAAACGTTGATTCGTCAGGAAACAGAATTGAAATTTATGTTTTATGGCGGTTATGAACAAGCTGAAAGACGGCGTTTATTAATTTATCCGGATTATTACGAACCCTCTTTAGACGAATTTGATATTGCCGTTTATCAAGTGCACTATCCTGTTAAATTTGCCAATTTAAGTCACGGTAAATTATTAGGTACTTTAATGGGTACTGGAATTAAGCGGGAATATTTCGGTGATATTATTAGTGATGGTACAGCCTGGCAAATCTTTATTGCAAAAGAAGTTGCTAGTTTTGTTGCCTTACAACTTACTAAAGTCGGTAATGTAACAACTCGCCTAGAAGAAGTACGTTATACAGAGATTTTAAAACCCAAAGACAGTTGGGAAGAAGAAAAAACTACGGTTTCTTCTTTACGTTTAGACACAGTAATCTCTACTGTTTTCAACATTTCCCGCCAGCGGGCCAAACAATTGGTGGAAAACGGGAAAATCAAAGTCAACTGGACAGAAACGCTGCGACCAGATTTTATGTTAGATTTACTAGACATTATTTCAGTACGGGGCTTTGGTCGTATTCAGCTACAAGGAATTGAAGGTAAAACTAAAAAAGATAAAATACGCTTAACATTAGGTGTTTTAAGAAAATAA
- a CDS encoding YggT family protein — translation MIYALLSWFPGGYQSAIGRFLRKICEPYLSLFDRLNLTIGPIDLTIAVAIIVLNLASQGLTTILVNIMY, via the coding sequence ATGATTTATGCTTTACTGTCTTGGTTTCCAGGCGGTTATCAATCAGCGATTGGTCGCTTTTTGCGGAAAATTTGTGAACCATATTTAAGTTTATTCGATCGTCTTAATTTAACAATTGGGCCGATTGACTTAACGATTGCTGTTGCAATTATCGTGTTAAATTTGGCCAGCCAAGGCCTAACGACTATATTAGTCAATATTATGTATTAA
- a CDS encoding cell division protein SepF produces MSIFSKAADFFGLSEDSYEEYEVAPAVNGYEEAVVEEIPVEKSNPVTNHEPVYETPKSDKKVVSLRQNMKTPVTPKRQQPVNTSKNTAGKITILEPRNYHEVKKIAQHILNGEAVLVNFQSVEEDQARRIVDFLTGTVYAQDGDIKRVGDEIFLCTPYDVEIDGQGTFPTETDLYDLN; encoded by the coding sequence ATGTCGATCTTTAGTAAAGCGGCAGATTTTTTCGGTCTATCAGAAGATAGCTATGAAGAATATGAAGTGGCCCCTGCGGTCAATGGTTATGAAGAAGCAGTTGTTGAAGAAATTCCGGTTGAAAAATCAAATCCTGTAACAAATCATGAACCTGTCTATGAAACACCCAAATCAGATAAAAAAGTTGTTTCGTTACGGCAAAATATGAAGACACCTGTAACGCCTAAACGGCAACAGCCGGTAAATACAAGTAAAAATACGGCTGGAAAAATTACTATTTTAGAGCCGCGTAATTACCATGAAGTAAAAAAGATTGCCCAACATATTTTAAATGGAGAAGCAGTCTTAGTTAATTTTCAATCAGTTGAAGAAGATCAAGCAAGACGAATCGTAGATTTTCTAACCGGAACAGTCTATGCTCAAGATGGCGACATTAAACGCGTGGGGGACGAAATTTTCTTATGTACGCCCTATGATGTTGAAATTGACGGCCAAGGAACTTTTCCAACTGAAACGGATTTATACGATTTAAATTGA
- a CDS encoding YggS family pyridoxal phosphate-dependent enzyme, producing the protein MIAENLREVRQEIQESCALVGRDEKSVRLVAVTKTVSSQVMRQLIAQNVLDLAENRTDVFLEKKQELADINTICWHFIGNLQRRKVKLVINKIDYFHALDNLSLAAEIQKRAEHVIKCFVEVNVSGEASKHGVTPAELPEFIAALYAYDKIQVVGLMTMAPFGAKVEEQRAIFGKLRQLQQEIEAANLVYAPCHELSMGMSNDFPAAIYEGATFIRVGTALVKDA; encoded by the coding sequence ATGATTGCTGAGAACTTGCGGGAGGTCCGACAAGAGATACAGGAGTCATGTGCTCTTGTTGGTCGTGATGAAAAAAGTGTCCGGTTGGTTGCCGTGACGAAAACTGTCTCCAGCCAGGTAATGCGCCAGTTAATTGCGCAAAATGTTTTGGATCTAGCAGAAAACCGGACAGATGTTTTCTTAGAAAAAAAACAAGAATTAGCCGATATTAACACGATTTGCTGGCATTTTATTGGCAATTTACAGCGGAGAAAGGTAAAATTAGTTATAAATAAAATAGACTATTTCCATGCTTTAGATAACTTAAGCTTGGCGGCTGAAATTCAAAAAAGAGCGGAGCATGTAATTAAATGCTTCGTAGAAGTTAACGTTTCTGGTGAAGCGTCAAAACATGGCGTCACACCGGCAGAACTTCCTGAATTTATTGCTGCTCTTTACGCTTATGATAAAATCCAAGTCGTAGGTCTGATGACAATGGCACCATTTGGAGCTAAGGTAGAAGAACAACGCGCTATATTTGGAAAGCTACGGCAGCTGCAACAAGAAATTGAAGCAGCCAATTTAGTCTATGCTCCCTGTCATGAATTAAGCATGGGAATGAGTAATGACTTTCCAGCAGCTATTTATGAAGGGGCAACATTTATTCGTGTCGGTACGGCTTTAGTCAAAGATGCCTAA
- the ftsZ gene encoding cell division protein FtsZ, whose translation MEFSIDNTVNDGAVIKVIGVGGGGGNAVNRMIEENVKGVEFIAANTDVQALKNSKAETVIQLGPKYTRGLGAGSQPEVGQKAAEESEESIREALDGADMIFITAGMGGGTGTGAAPIVAKIAKELGALTVGVVTRPFTFEGPKRGRFAAEGIAQLKENVDTLLIISNNRLLEVVDKKTPMLEAFREADNVLRQGVQGISDLITAPGYVNLDFADVKTVMENQGTALMGIGVASGEDRVIEATKKAISSPLLETSIDGAEQVLLNITGGLDMTLFEAQDASDIVANAATGDVNIILGTSINEELGDEIRVTVIATGIDPTKKENKGRTSRQNQIHSIPQKPVLDMEQAKPTQPEDDNAFGDWDIRKEQTVRPKVDDTQFENIEKKEFDTFNRDDVKSGDDDELSTPPFFRRKR comes from the coding sequence ATGGAATTTTCAATTGACAATACCGTAAATGACGGCGCAGTCATTAAAGTTATCGGCGTCGGCGGTGGCGGTGGCAACGCAGTCAACCGAATGATCGAAGAAAACGTTAAAGGTGTAGAGTTCATCGCAGCTAATACGGATGTGCAAGCCTTAAAAAATTCAAAAGCAGAAACAGTTATTCAATTAGGCCCTAAATATACACGTGGTCTTGGTGCTGGTTCACAACCTGAAGTTGGCCAAAAAGCCGCTGAAGAAAGTGAAGAGTCAATTCGCGAAGCCTTAGATGGTGCAGACATGATCTTCATCACCGCTGGTATGGGTGGCGGTACTGGTACTGGTGCTGCTCCAATCGTAGCAAAAATCGCCAAAGAACTTGGCGCATTAACTGTAGGTGTTGTGACACGTCCTTTTACTTTTGAAGGACCAAAACGCGGCCGCTTTGCAGCTGAAGGTATCGCACAATTAAAAGAAAATGTGGATACATTATTAATTATTTCGAACAACCGTCTATTAGAAGTTGTTGATAAGAAAACGCCAATGTTAGAAGCTTTCCGTGAAGCTGATAACGTTTTACGCCAAGGTGTACAAGGCATTTCTGATTTGATTACAGCTCCGGGTTACGTGAACTTGGACTTTGCTGATGTGAAAACAGTTATGGAAAACCAAGGTACTGCTTTAATGGGGATCGGGGTTGCCTCTGGTGAAGATCGCGTAATAGAAGCGACGAAAAAAGCTATTTCTTCGCCATTGTTAGAAACTTCAATCGATGGTGCTGAACAAGTCTTATTAAATATCACAGGCGGCTTGGATATGACTTTATTTGAAGCACAAGATGCTTCTGATATTGTTGCAAATGCTGCAACTGGCGATGTAAACATTATCTTAGGTACTTCAATTAATGAAGAATTAGGTGATGAAATTCGCGTAACAGTAATTGCAACAGGAATTGATCCAACAAAAAAGGAAAATAAAGGCCGCACTTCAAGACAAAATCAAATCCACAGCATCCCACAAAAACCGGTTTTAGATATGGAACAAGCAAAACCAACACAACCTGAAGATGATAATGCTTTTGGTGATTGGGATATTCGCAAGGAGCAAACAGTGCGTCCTAAAGTTGATGATACACAATTTGAAAATATCGAAAAGAAAGAATTCGATACATTTAATCGTGACGATGTAAAATCTGGTGATGATGACGAATTAAGTACACCACCATTCTTCCGTCGCAAACGTTAA
- the ftsA gene encoding cell division protein FtsA: protein MAKTGMYVGLDIGTTSVKVVVAEYVENQMNIIGVGNAKSEGINRGIIVDIEKSVQAIQRAVKQAEEKAGIQIRSVSVGVPANLLEVENCQGMIAVNSESKEITDEDVRNVASAALVRSVPPERQIITILPQEFTVDGFEGIKDPRGMIGVRLEMFGVVFTGPKTILHNIRKCVEKAGLHLNEMVITPLALTESILSDGEKDFGTTVIDIGGGQTTTSVMHDKQLKFTHVNQEGGEYVTKDISTVLNTSFNNAEALKINYGDAYPERTSASEEFPVDVIGKSEPVKIDERYLAEIIEARMEQIFNKSKEVLDEIDALSLPGGVVLTGGAASLPGVVDLAQEIFGTNVKLYVPNHMGLRNPVFTNVISIVDYSANLSEVYQLAKTAVTGEKTQPATSHEAPVPVTQEQAYDEYDGQEDTYEETNESTGESVKDKVKDFFSNIFD, encoded by the coding sequence ATGGCAAAAACGGGAATGTATGTCGGCCTTGACATTGGAACGACTTCAGTCAAAGTTGTCGTTGCAGAGTATGTCGAAAACCAAATGAATATCATTGGTGTAGGCAACGCCAAATCTGAAGGTATTAACAGAGGGATTATTGTCGATATTGAAAAGTCGGTTCAAGCAATTCAACGGGCCGTCAAGCAAGCAGAAGAAAAAGCAGGTATCCAAATTCGCAGTGTGAGCGTTGGTGTTCCAGCAAACTTATTAGAAGTAGAAAACTGTCAAGGAATGATTGCTGTTAACAGCGAATCAAAAGAAATTACAGATGAAGATGTACGTAACGTCGCTTCAGCTGCTTTAGTACGTTCAGTTCCTCCTGAAAGACAAATCATTACGATTTTGCCGCAAGAATTTACTGTGGATGGCTTTGAAGGTATTAAAGATCCACGGGGGATGATTGGTGTACGTCTAGAAATGTTCGGCGTTGTTTTCACCGGCCCTAAAACAATTTTACACAACATTCGTAAATGTGTTGAAAAAGCAGGACTTCATTTAAATGAAATGGTGATTACACCACTTGCTTTAACAGAGTCTATTTTATCTGATGGTGAAAAAGATTTTGGTACGACCGTGATTGATATTGGTGGCGGTCAAACGACAACTTCAGTTATGCATGATAAACAATTGAAATTCACCCACGTTAACCAAGAAGGCGGGGAATATGTTACAAAAGATATTTCAACTGTTTTAAATACTTCATTTAACAACGCTGAAGCACTAAAAATCAATTATGGGGATGCTTATCCAGAGCGTACTTCTGCTAGCGAAGAGTTTCCAGTAGATGTCATTGGTAAATCTGAACCGGTTAAAATTGATGAACGCTATTTAGCAGAAATTATTGAAGCGCGGATGGAACAAATCTTCAACAAGTCTAAAGAAGTACTAGACGAAATTGATGCGTTAAGTTTACCAGGAGGTGTCGTTTTAACAGGCGGCGCTGCAAGCTTACCTGGTGTGGTAGACTTAGCCCAAGAAATTTTTGGCACAAATGTGAAATTGTACGTACCAAATCACATGGGATTACGTAACCCAGTCTTTACTAATGTGATTTCAATCGTAGACTATTCCGCTAACTTAAGTGAAGTTTATCAATTAGCTAAAACGGCTGTAACAGGGGAAAAAACACAACCTGCAACAAGCCATGAAGCACCAGTTCCTGTTACACAAGAGCAAGCCTATGATGAATATGACGGCCAAGAAGATACTTATGAAGAAACAAATGAATCTACTGGCGAAAGCGTTAAAGATAAAGTAAAAGATTTCTTTTCGAATATTTTCGACTAA
- a CDS encoding cell division protein FtsQ/DivIB, producing MTHISKKDQSKQKGENSDVHAVDLTPWQKANLEYRKKNGQDAPWSPTVIDGQEKEEVQLPENASDLPAEGGSLNPNGSFADRLPKLKYERNSVLYRRLAIIITLFLIPLLFALYYVSPLSKLSALHVVKNDAVPKAAVTKAADFKLSQGLWSQYFQRSSNEERIKKALPRVKNVAISIEHFNEFKLAITEYQEVAILEKGDSYAPVIENGKVLAETVKEPAKNLPILEDFKSQKRILAVLTQYQKLSQELRSSVSQIKYTPTSANQELLNLLMNDGNTVIINISNLAEQLKYYPQVAKELKGKGVVDMEVGIFTYPYPKEEKKATTKTNETTTANDTTNQNETNENTAENENQSETNNNSQIGQ from the coding sequence GTGACGCATATCAGTAAAAAAGACCAGTCCAAGCAAAAAGGTGAGAATTCTGATGTTCATGCAGTGGATCTGACGCCCTGGCAAAAGGCCAACTTGGAGTATCGGAAAAAAAATGGTCAAGATGCGCCGTGGTCGCCAACAGTCATTGATGGGCAAGAAAAAGAAGAAGTGCAGTTACCCGAAAATGCGAGCGACTTACCAGCTGAGGGAGGATCGTTAAATCCTAATGGTTCTTTTGCCGATCGGCTGCCAAAATTGAAATATGAGCGCAATTCGGTTCTTTATCGCCGCTTAGCAATTATCATCACGCTGTTTTTGATTCCGTTGTTATTTGCACTTTATTATGTTTCACCATTAAGTAAATTATCCGCACTTCATGTGGTGAAAAATGATGCCGTCCCAAAGGCTGCTGTGACAAAAGCGGCAGACTTTAAACTGAGTCAAGGCCTGTGGTCGCAATATTTTCAGCGTAGTAGTAATGAAGAGAGGATAAAAAAAGCACTACCACGTGTTAAAAATGTGGCAATCTCAATTGAACATTTCAACGAATTTAAACTAGCGATTACCGAATATCAAGAAGTGGCTATTTTAGAAAAAGGCGACAGTTATGCCCCTGTCATTGAAAATGGGAAAGTGTTAGCAGAGACAGTCAAAGAACCAGCTAAAAACTTACCAATTTTAGAAGATTTTAAATCGCAAAAACGAATTTTAGCTGTTTTAACGCAATATCAAAAACTTTCGCAAGAATTACGTTCTAGCGTGTCTCAAATTAAATACACGCCAACTAGCGCTAATCAAGAATTGCTAAATCTATTAATGAATGATGGCAATACGGTGATTATTAATATCTCGAATTTAGCAGAACAATTAAAATACTATCCTCAAGTTGCTAAAGAATTAAAAGGCAAAGGGGTAGTGGATATGGAAGTGGGGATTTTCACTTATCCTTATCCCAAAGAAGAAAAAAAAGCTACTACAAAAACCAATGAAACAACAACCGCAAATGATACTACCAATCAAAATGAAACTAATGAAAATACAGCAGAAAATGAAAACCAAAGTGAAACAAATAATAACAGCCAAATAGGGCAATAA
- the murG gene encoding undecaprenyldiphospho-muramoylpentapeptide beta-N-acetylglucosaminyltransferase, with product MKILVTGGGTGGHIYPALAFVNYVKQQEPASEFMYVGGKKGLENKILPKTDIPFKTLEIQGFKRKLSFDNVKTLQLFFKSIKEAKQILKNFKPDVVIGTGGYVSGAVVYAAAKMKIPTIVHEQNSIPGITNKFLSRYATKIGICFKDAAQFFPAEKTVLVGNPRASEVSNTQKSDILTTFGLAKEKPTVLIFGGSQGALKINQAVTAALPIFASRDYQVLYASGERYFNEIKDAAKIDLSQLTNVRVAPYIDKMAAVMVCCDLLVGRAGATSIAEFTALGLPAVLVPSPYVTADHQTKNAQSLVDAKAALMIKDDALTAETLVRAVDEIMQDQAKRQQMAKASKAEGIPDASERLYQLVKEITV from the coding sequence GTGAAAATACTAGTAACCGGTGGCGGAACAGGGGGACATATCTACCCAGCCTTAGCCTTTGTGAATTATGTTAAACAACAAGAACCGGCTTCTGAGTTTATGTATGTTGGTGGAAAAAAAGGATTAGAAAATAAAATTCTACCAAAAACGGATATTCCTTTTAAAACGTTAGAAATACAAGGATTTAAGCGCAAGTTGTCTTTTGATAATGTTAAAACACTGCAACTTTTTTTTAAGAGCATCAAAGAAGCAAAACAAATTTTAAAAAACTTTAAACCTGATGTTGTAATTGGAACAGGAGGCTATGTTTCTGGTGCGGTAGTTTATGCCGCTGCCAAAATGAAGATTCCCACAATTGTTCACGAACAAAACAGTATTCCAGGGATAACCAATAAATTTTTAAGTCGTTATGCGACAAAAATTGGGATTTGTTTTAAAGATGCTGCCCAGTTTTTTCCTGCAGAAAAAACGGTATTGGTAGGGAATCCTCGTGCCAGTGAAGTTAGCAATACGCAAAAATCGGATATTTTAACAACGTTTGGTCTAGCAAAAGAAAAGCCTACCGTTTTAATTTTTGGTGGTAGTCAAGGGGCATTAAAAATCAATCAAGCTGTTACAGCTGCGCTCCCGATTTTTGCTAGTCGAGATTATCAGGTTTTATACGCTTCTGGTGAACGCTACTTTAATGAAATTAAAGATGCAGCAAAGATTGATTTAAGCCAGTTGACAAATGTCAGGGTTGCCCCCTATATTGATAAAATGGCAGCAGTGATGGTTTGCTGTGACTTATTGGTGGGACGTGCTGGTGCAACATCTATTGCCGAATTTACGGCTTTAGGCTTGCCAGCAGTTTTAGTTCCAAGTCCTTACGTGACCGCAGATCATCAAACAAAAAATGCGCAAAGCTTAGTCGATGCTAAGGCAGCACTAATGATTAAAGATGATGCGCTAACAGCTGAAACATTAGTTCGTGCTGTTGACGAAATTATGCAAGATCAAGCAAAACGCCAACAGATGGCTAAGGCCTCTAAGGCTGAGGGAATTCCAGATGCTAGTGAGCGTTTATATCAATTAGTTAAAGAAATTACAGTGTAA